In the Caenorhabditis elegans chromosome X genome, one interval contains:
- the cah-3 gene encoding Putative carbonic anhydrase 3 (Confirmed by transcript evidence), which translates to MTGHWSYCDDDECGPNRWPTGQHQSPINIDLGEVERKDTHDGIKFVNYDHPIQGDIVNNGHSVQMTPELRSEHPEIYGGGLDQVYRLVQYHFHWGENDNEGSEHTLGGLRYPAELHLVHQGVEDPGKLAVVGVFLQLGKEGKALSNEERVLGKLCNPETVTRVENVRLSEKLPANKRSFWRYEGSLTTPPCSEIVTWTIFTEPVTVTHDQLELFRQVQDIEKRPIKKNYRPTQNLNDRKIVHIVAN; encoded by the exons ATGACAGGGCACTGGAGCTACTGCGATGATGATGAGTGTG GACCCAATCGCTGGCCCACTGGACAGCATCAATCCCCAATCAACATTGATTTGGGAGAGGTTGAACGTAAGGATACCCATGATGGAATCAAGTTTGTCAATTATGATCATCCTATTCAAGGAGATATTGTGAACAATGGACATTCTG TTCAAATGACCCCGGAGCTGCGATCGGAACACCCAGAAATCTACGGCGGCGGCCTTGATCAGGTCTACCGCCTCGTGCAATACCACTTCCATTGGGGAGAGAATGACAACGAGGGATCCGAGCACACGCTGGGTGGGCTCCGCTATCCGGCCGAGCTTCATCTCGTCCACCAGGGAGTTGAAGACCCCGGCAAGCTAGCCGTTGTTGgtgtttttcttcaacttgGAAAAGAGGGAAAGGCGTTGTCGAATGAGGAGCGTGTTTTGGGAAAACTTTGCAATCCGGAGACAGTGACTCGTGTGGAGAATGTTAGGCTTTCCGAGAAGCTGCCAGCAAACAAGAGGTCGTTCTGGAG atacgAAGGATCTCTCACCACCCCGCCATGCTCGGAAATCGTCACCTGGACCATCTTCACCGAGCCAGTCACCGTCACCCACGATCAACTTGAGTTGTTCCGTCAGGTCCAGGACATCGAGAAGCGTCCCATCAAGAAAAACTACCGTCcgactcaaaatttgaatgatcgCAAAATCGTTCACATTGTAGCTAATTAg